In a single window of the Pseudochaenichthys georgianus chromosome 16, fPseGeo1.2, whole genome shotgun sequence genome:
- the flot1b gene encoding flotillin-1b encodes MFYTCGPNEAMVVSGFGRSPPLMIAGGRVFVLPCIQKIQRIALNTLTLNVKSDKVYTRHGVPISVTGIAQVKIQGQNKEMLATACQMFMGKSEAEISTIALETLEGHQRAIIAHLTVEEIYQDRKKFSEQVFKVASSDLVNMGIGVVSYTLKDVHDDQDYLHSLGKARTAQVQKDARIGEAQYKRDSVMREAHAMQEKVSAQYKNEIEMAKAQRDYELKKAAYDVEVNTKKAESEMAYQLQVAKTKQRIEEETMQIQVVERTQQITLQEQEITRKEKELEAKVKKPAEAEKYRLERLAEANRLQLIMEAEAEAESIKMKGEAEAFAVEVKGRAEAEQMTKKAEAFQQYKDGAMVDMLLEKLPLIAEAISKPLSEAQKITMVSSGNGEVGAAKLTGEVLDIMTRLPLAVEKLTGVRISQVGSAVY; translated from the exons ATGTTTTACACATGTGGACCCAATGAAGCCATGGTGGTGTCCG gCTTTGGCCGTTCTCCTCCTTTAATGATTGCTGGAGGAAGAGTGTTCGTCCTCCCATGTATTCAGAAGATCCAGAG GATTGCACTCAACACTCTGACTCTTAATGTGAAGAGTGACAAAGTCTACACCCGTCATGGGGTCCCTATCTCTGTCACTGGCATTGCACAG GTGAAGATCCAGGGCCAGAACAAGGAGATGTTGGCCACCGCCTGCCAAATGTTTATGGGCAAGTCTGAGGCGGAGATTTCCACCATTGCACTAGAAACCCTGGAGGGACACCAGAGAGCCATCATCGCCCATCTGACTGTGGAG gAGATCTACCAGGACCGCAAGAAGTTCTCCGAGCAGGTCTTCAAGGTGGCCTCCTCTGACCTGGTCAACATGGGGATTGGAGTCGTCAGCTACACGCTCAAAGACGTTCACGACGATCAG GACTACCTTCACTCTCTGGGTAAAGCCAGGACAGCGCAGGTTCAGAAGGATGCCAGGATCGGAGAGGCTCAGTACAAACGAGATTCTGTCATGAGG GAGGCCCACGCCATGCAGGAGAAGGTCTCCGCTCAGTACAAGAACGAGATAGAGATGGCGAAAGCCCAGAGAGACTACGAGCTAAAAAAGGCAGCCTACGATGTGGAGGTCAACACCAAGAAGGCCGAGTCAGAGATGGCCTATCAGCTTCAG GTGGCCAAGACCAAGCAGCGCATTGAGGAGGAGACGATGCAGATTCAGGTGGTGGAGAGGACGCAGCAGATCACTCTGCAGGAGCAGGAGATCACCCGCAAGGAGAAGGAGCTGGAGGCCAAGGTGAAGAAGCCCGCAGAAGCAGAGAAATACCGACTGGAGAGGCTGGCCGAGGCAAACCG TCTGCAGCTCATCATGGAGGCTGAGGCCGAGGCAGAGTCCATCAAA ATGAAGGGAGAGGCCGAGGCTTTCGCCGTGGAAGTTAAGGGCCGCGCCGAGGCCGAGCAGATGACCAAGAAAGCAGAGGCCTTCCAGCAGTACAAAGACGGAGCCATGGTGGACATGCTGCTGGAGAAACTGCCCCTG ATTGCAGAGGCCATCAGTAAGCCCCTGTCGGAGGCTCAGAAGATCACGATGGTGTCCAGCGGTAACGGAGAGGTGGGAGCGGCCAAACTGACCGGAGAGGTTCTGGATATCATGACCAGGCTGCCGCTAGCCGTGGAGAAACTCACCGGAGTCCGCATCTCTCAG GTTGGATCAGCTGTGTATTAA